The genomic stretch CTTGGGAAGCTGCACCGCAGCGATTGGCGAGCAGGCCAAAGTCCACGTTGGGCCGTCCACTCAATGACGATCGCCGACGCCGGGGTTGTTGCTGCGTGTGTGGTTACACGGATTGTCCCACCCAAAAAATGCCTTTGTTGAGTGAGCACAAACATAATGCAGCGTCGAGTTCATGTTGGCCGGTGGGGCTAACATGAACTCGTGCAAACCGCGCTTCATTTCAAGGCGCTGGAGGAGTGTAGAGGGTGATCTTGTAATCGACATCGTTCGCGAACACACCCGAAACCGAGTATTCTAGGTAGCTGTATCCGCTCGGAGTGGTCAGATTGGCGGTGGTCACCGTCCAGTTGGTGATTTCCTCTCCGCTTTCATATAGCGTCAGAACGAAGGAATTGTTGAACTTGACCCCATATCCTACATCCCAAACCCCGCCTTCCGCGATAGAATAGTGGTCCCACATCGGATACAGATATTTGGTGTAATAGTTTCCGTCGATCGCGACGTCGAAGGTGATTTCGTCTTTGCCCGAGGTGTCGTTCCGTTTGATGCAGTTTATTGAATAGATGACCAGGTAGTTGTCCGCGTCTGGCTGAACCATATTGGGCAGTGATTCATCGACAAGCTTGAGGGTAAAACCAACATAGCCTTCGGCGCCTCCGCCGGCACCTTCGAGGAAATAGGCGACACCGCTCCATCCAGCCAGGTTGATATGTGTCACGACCGGGAAGTAGGGTGCATTGATACCCACAGAGACATCTATCAGGCCACCAGCGACGTAGGCGCCTCCGCCATCAACGCCAACACACGCGCCCGTCATGCCCGAATAAGCATTGCCGGTAAGTCCAACCCCTTGCCCCGCGGCGACAAGCGCCCCTGGCCCAACACCTACTCCTCCGCCAACGTATAGCGAGGCTTGATTGAGATCGGTCAAATTCAGTGCAAATCCGATATACACGGTGCCGCTGACTGCAACGATATCAGCTGTCGCACAAAACTGGATCAAAACTGACTGTGGGGCATGTTCCTCAACAAACTCCTTGACCCATTCCTTGATCGGAGAATCCTCAGTTGCAAACATCAATGTGGGTTGCCGGGCCAGCTTGGCAAGGGCCTCAATCTCCGGGATTTCCCTGATCTTCGGCAGCGTTTGCATCACTTTCGCAGGCGACATTTCAAAGGCTTCGGCGCTCAGCATTATGCCCACATCGCTTGCAGCGAATGCGTCATGCGCTGCTTTCAGGGCTTCTTGTCCGGCTTTCGAATACTCAGGGATATTCAGATCGCCTGTAGCGCTCTGAATATCGGCCACGTCAGCCGCTTCAAGCGTCTGAACCATTTCCGACTGTTGAAGACGCTGCTCGACTAAATCTTTCAATGTGTTCATAAATTTTCTCCAAATTAGACCACCGGATTAGCTGGTCAGCCGGTCATCGTGAAATAGACTTGGTAGCTGGAGTCATCGCCGTTCGTACATGACTTGGTGCCAGAGGCACCAGCGCCACTAGTGAAGCGTGCATTTCCCAGAAAATCTGTCGTGTTGATATCGAGCTTCAGATCCTGCTCATATAGGGTCAGGATCGCACTTCGGTCGAATTCAAATGTAAAATCTCCATCTATCATCCATGTACTATCGCCAGAGCTATTCATTGAATAAGTGGCAGTTGCAGCTTGCGGGTATCGATTTGGTGTACCTGCATCGCCCTGCGCCAGTAACCAGACTTCATCATGGCCATTTGGATCAGCGCTTTCCAAGCAGACAATTTTATCGATTGAAACTTTGTATTTTCCCATAATTTAGATCCTATAAGTTGTAGTGAAAACATGCGTTACCATCATGAGGGTGTCAACAATTGCATGAACTGTTCAAGAATTCGCACCCATGAAGTGTTCCCTAGTTCTCTGATCCTGTGTGAACCGACCAAAGGCATCTATCTCGGCTGTATGCCAAACATGTTGGGGCCTCTCCACTTCAAACGGCTCAAACCCTTCGTGTTGGACGCGCCAAAAAGCTGCTGGACACGACGATATTCCCAATAACGGGTATAGTCTTCCAAGCGGGTTTTGGCAGCGTGAGACGCTTTAATGCTGCTTTCGCGAAGCTCTATGGGCGCTCTCCAACTTCCATCAGAAGGCCTAAATAGGGATCGCCACCGTTGACACGAAGCGTAGCGAAAGCTCGTTTTGTCCCGCAACTAGCTCATTCGAGATGCCCAAATGCTGCGTTTTCGGTGGAGGTCCGCTCTGACGGGCCGCGCCGCTGCATCAAGATTGCAGAATGAACGTCGGCAAAGGGCCGTTTTCGTCGATGAGGCTGGTCAGGACATAAGAGGCAGGGATCTAGCTTGTGCCAGACAAAGTGTTGACGTCGGCTGTGCGCAAAAGCACCCTTTGCAAAGTCGAGCTGGCGGCACCAGGGCATCACGCTTGACGGCCCATAGCCGCCGCTCGCGAGGGAGTTCGAATGCCGTGCAAGCAGCCCTCATTGCGGACATTCGCGCAGGACGCAGCATTTGACCATGGATGGATGACCGCACTGCGGGAAAAGCGGTCATTCGACCTATTCTTGGCTACCCAAGATATATTTGCCCTGCAGGGTACTTTACCCTCGGCGCACTTCGGGTCGCGAGGAAAAACCCGATAGCCAGGGGCCCAACCCGACCTACAAACATCGTCGCCATGATGATGGCCCTGCCGACACCATCAAGCTCTCCGGTTGTCCCGCGCGACAGGCCTACTGTTCCAAATGCCGATGTGACTTCAAAGGCAAAGTCGATAAACTCGCCATCGTGATTGATCGAGGTCACAAAAATGCCCGTTAGAACCAGAAGCATGGAAATGGTCGTGAGAGCGAGGACCTTCATCACTTCATCGACGCCCAAGGAGCGCCCGAAGGCGTGCAATGTTGTTTGGCGCCTGAAAAATGCAACCGTGGCTAGCAACAACACGCAGAGTGTTGTCACTTTGATCCCTCCTGCGGTCGAGGTGCTGCCACCGCCAACCAACATTAGTGTCATCGTCAACATGGACGCGCTGTCATGCATTCCGCCGGTGTCGATCGTGTTGAACCCGGCCGTGCGCGGTGTGACCCCCTGAAACCAACTTGCCCATAGTTTATCGCCGGTGCTCAGCGGGCCCAAGGTGTTGGGGTTCGTCCATTCGAGAAGGCCGAACATGACGCTCCCCCAGACAATCAGAATGCCGGTTCCGAGCAGCATCAGTTTGGAATGCAGCGAGAGTTTGCGCCACTGGCGTTTCTGATAGATTTCCACCACGACAATGAACCCAAGCCCTCCTAGAATGAAGAGGGCCGGGATCACGATGTTGACCAGCGGGTTTCCCACCCATTGAGAGAGACTGTCGGGGTGAAGCGCAAAGCCCGCGTTATTGAAGGCCGAAATAGAATGGAAAATCGCCTGCCATATGCCATGCCAGCCGAACTCCGGAACAAAGACGAAGGCCAGCAAGGCGGCTCCGATCGCTTCGCAAAATAGGGCGATGACCAAGATGACGCGCGCAAGATAGGTAAGGTTCGACAGCGATGTCTGGTTCAGGTCTTCACGCAGGATCAGGCGTTGTGGCATGCCCACCGGAATGCCAAGCGCCCCAAGCAATAGCACCGCAAAGGTCATCAAGCCCAACCCGCCGAGTTGAATAAGCGCGGCAATCACACCCTGCCCAAAGCCCGTGAAAGCAGCGCCCGTATCGGCCAGCACAAGCCCTGTCACGGTTACGGCAGAGGTTGATGTAAACAGTGCATCGCTCAGTCCGATATCACCGTGATGCGAGATCGGTAGCCAGAGCAGGAGGGCACCCAAGATGATGAAGGCGAGGTAGAAGAGCACCAGAACCGCGGGAGGCGGCATGCGCAAAGTCGCGAACCGTTTCACCAGGTTCGAGGGCCGGAATGCCATGGCTACAGGCTGGCTGCGAAGGTGCGCAGGTCTTTTCGTTGGCCGAGCAATAGTAGAAGATCATCCCGTTCCAGTTGGCATCCTGTCGCATCCTGCCCGACGTATTCAGTTCCGCGCATAACCCCGATGCAACGCAGATTAAACTTATCGCCATGGGGCAGGTCTTTCAGGCTCTTGCCTTCAAGGCTTTCAGGGATGCGGAAATTTACAACGTGGTAGCCATTGCCCAAACTGACATAGTCACGCACCAGCGGGTTATGCAAAACCTGCGCGATATGTTGACCGACCTCGACTTCAGGGTGAATGATCCTGTCTACGCCAAGTTTACTCAGAATCCTGTGATGCGTCTTGGTCGTAGCTTTGGCCCAGACGGTCGGAACTCCAACAAGTTTGAGGTTGATCGCCGCAAGGATGCTGGCCTCCAGATCATCGCCCATGGCAACAACGGCCACATCACAATCACCGAAACCCGCTTCCCGCAAAGCCGCATCATCGCGCGCATCCACGATCATGGCCTGAGAGAGTGTATCGGCAAGGGTCATAACGCGTGCTTCGGATATGTCGACCCCGATGACGTGATTGCCGAACCGCTGCAACTCCTTTGCGACGGTACTGCCAAAGTTGCCCAGCCCTATTACACCAAAAGTTCGGCTGGCAGATTTTTTCATGTCTTCAACTCACGATCTCTATTCACAGTTGGGCGAACGTCGCTGCGGCGTAGCAATTTGTCAACATGGGCTCTAAGCGGACATGCGGGGGTACAGCAGCAAGGTCGCAGCGATTCCGCACCAGGTTCCAGCCGTCAAATGACGGCTGTCAGCCCGAAGCGGACGTGATCTGTGCAGCCGCAGCACCAGAGGCTTTCCGAAGTGGGCTTATTTTGTTGAAAAACTCATGTTGATTTGGGGGGCGAGTACTGATTCAATTTACCTGTGAATGCGGGGGGGATTGACGATGTTAGGACCGAAGCAAGAAGCGCAAGGCGCACTGTTCTATGATTTTTCCATCGACGATCATGTGCCGCAAGATCATCTGTTACGTTCGATTGATCGCTTCGTATATTTGTCGAGCATCCGCCCACATCTTGCAGAATTTTTCAGCCATACAGGCCGTCCCTCGATTGACCCCGAGCTTTTGATCCGCATGTTGCTGGTCGGGTATTGCCTTGGCATTCGATCTGAACGCAGGCTATGCGAAGAGGTGCATTTGAACCTTGCCTATCGCTGGTTCTGCCGTCTTGATCTGAGCGCCCCAGTTCCTGATCATTCCACTTTTTCCAAGAACAGGCATGGTCGGTTTCGTGATAGTGGCCTGCTGCGCCATCTATTTGAAACCACGGTCGCACGCTGTATTTCGGATGGTCTAGTGAGTGGCCAACGCTTCGCTGCCGATGCCAGCTTGATCGAGGCAGATGCGAATAAACAGAATTCCACGCCGAAGGAGGATTGGAATGTATCTGCGATAAATCCCGAAGATGCGCCGCGTGCAGTGCGGGAATATCTTGATGTGTTAGATCATGAGGCCTTTGGTGCCGCGTCAAAGGTCGAGCCTAAGTTCACATCGCATTCTGATCCTTCCAGCCAGTGGACTGCAGCCCGTAAAGGCCCTGCTTTCTTTAGCTATTCCACCAATTATCTTATCGACACTGATTACAGTGTCATCATCGAGGTTGAAGCCACAAGATCGATCCGACAAGCTGAAGTTGGGTCTGTACGCTCGATGTTGGATCGGGTCAAAGACACCTTCAACCTGCATCCGGAACGCATCATCGCAGATACGGCCTATGGTTCAGGCCCAATGCTCGGTTGGCTTGTCGACCGCAAGATAGCACCGCACATTCCGGTGATTGATAAGGCCGGGCGCACTGACGGTACATGGTCACGCGCGGACTTCGAATGGGACGCCGAGAACAACCGATATGTCTGTCCAGAAGGCGAACCGTTGAAACAGTTTCGTCGAAATTATTCCGACCCAAGCCGTTGCCCGACCGGCAAAGGCGTCGCCAAGTATCAGGCCTTGAAACATACCTGCCAAGCCTGCCCATCTAAGATGAAGTGCTGCCCAAAAGCAGATGCGCGCAAGATCACCCGCGAAGAACATGAAGATGCCCGACAGGTCGCCCGCGATATCGCAAAAACTAAGCAATATGCGATCTCAATGCGGCTGCGAAAGAAGGTCGAGATGCTCTTCGCACACCTCAAACGCATCCTGGGGCTGGGACGGCTCCGATTACGAGGACCATGCGGAGTAAATGACGAATTCCTGCTTGCCGCCACCGCCCAAAATCTCCGCAAACTAGCCAAGATCTTTCCTGCATCGCAGCAAGCGCGCAAGGCCTGACAGGAAAGGAGCTCGGGTCGCCCTGAGAACCAATCTTTCTGCATCAGCAAAACCTTGTTTTTCCACAGAATTCGCGGAAGCCAGGCCTTAGCTGCGTCTGCGATGGTTCCGTGCCAGACAGGCAAAAGCGGCCATCAAAGCCCTGGCCGAGAGAAACCCACATGCTGCGCTGCACACCAAGGTCAGCACAGCGCAGATTGTATCCTCTGCCAGTCTCATCGTCTCAGCCAGATATGTTCTATGCTGGGACTGAAAAGCTAGAGGCTGCGGAGCCCTGGAGGGAAAGGGGCTAAGTTTCGAACTTACCCAGCGGCCTTCATCAATCGCTAACATCTGCCAGAGTAGTACTCGGAACAAGACATCAAGTTCAGACTGGAGACCCTGATGAGGTTCAACTGGAGATTGGCTTCGACAGCTGCTCTACTTGCAGTGATGATTTTGCCAACACCTTCTCTGGCTTTCGAGGAGTTCGAAGCAAAGAATGACTCCTATGAGTTTGGTGATTGTAGGGTGGAGGTGGAGCTCTCTTTCGATCCTGACACTGCCTTAATCCGTTTGAGTGGGTTTCCTGACACCTACGCCAGCGCGACTTATTGGGAGTACGGTCGCCAAATCTCCTCCTCTCCGCCGATTTCCGAAACTGCGATCGCAGATTGTCTGAACATCGATAGCAGTGATGTGACGTTGACCAGGATGTGGGCAGTGGGGGCATCCTTTGCCGAAACGCGCGAAATGGGCTTCAGCTTTGAGCTGAAAAGGGATACGCTAGTAAATGCATCCGGGAACTATTACCGTGCCGGTTCGTATACTTATCACACGAACTATGTACTCGCCCTCCGGCTCGTCGATAACAACGCCCCAGTGCTTACGCCTCCTGCTACGCAAGCGGTGACAACCGACACAGGCAAGTCTGTTGCCGCGCTAGATGTAACAAATCTTGGCTCTGGTTTTGACGATATCGACAGTTTTGCCGACATTGTCTACCGGATCGGCACCACCACCCTGTCGGGCGTCTATGACTTTCCGATTGGAGAGACCACCGTGACCATGGATGCCACCGACAACGCCGGAAATGCTGCGACCCAGGTCAGCTTTACCGTGCGGGTCAGTGACGCCGAGGCCCCGGTGGTCACCGCCCCCGCCAATCAAAGCGCCAAAACAGCACTAGGCGGCAGTACAGTATCTTTGGATGTAACCAATCTGGGGTCAGTGGCTGACAATGTCGACAGTGACCTGCCCATCACCTACCGGGTTGGTGTTACCCCGCTGGACGGTGCCTATGATTTCCCGATTGGCGAGACCACCGTCACCATGGTGGCGGAAGATGCCGCCAGAAATGAAGCCGATATGGCCAGCTTCATTGTGACTGTTGTTGGCAATGCCGCACCTGTGTTGACGCCCCCCGGCGCCATTTCTGCCAATACCGATGCCGGTGAAAACACCCACACACGCGACGTGACAGAGCTTGGCTCGGTTAGTGATGATGCCGATAGCTCTCTCGCCATCACCTACCGGGTGGGCGATACGGTCCTGAGCGGCGCCTATGCCTTTCCTGTCGGCGTCACCACCGTCACCATGGATGCCACGGACACGGATCATAATCCCGCCGCGCAGCAAAGCTTTGCCATTCGGGTCAGTGACGCCGAGGCCCCGGTAATTACCGCGCCCGCCAATCAAAGCGCCCAAACGGCGCTGGATAGCATCACCGTATCCCTGGATATCACCGGCCTTGGTTCGGTTTCCGATAACGTCGACAGTGTTATCACCATTACGTACCGGGTGAATGGTACCCTTCTGGACGGTGCCCATGATTTCCCGATTGGCGAGACCACCGTCACCATGGCGGCGGAAGATGCCGCCAGAAATGAAGCCGATATGGCCAGCTTCATTGTGACTGTTGTTGGCAATGCCGCACCTGTGTTGACGCCCCCCGGCGCCATTTCTGCCAATACCGATGCCGGTGAAAACACCCACACACGCGACGTGACAGAGCTTGGCTCGGTTAGTGATGATGCCGATAGCTCTCTCGCCATCACCTACCGGGTGGGCGATACGGTCCTGAGCGGCGCCTATGCCTTTCCTGTCGGCGTCACCACCGTCACCATGGATGCCACGGACACGGATCATAATCCCGCCGCGCAGCAAAGCTTTGGCATTCGGGTCAGTGACGCCGAGGCCCCGGTAATTACCGCGCCCGCCAATCAAAGCGCCCAAACGGCGCTGGATAGCAGCACCGTATCCCTGGATATCACCGGCCTTGGTTCGGTTTCCGATAACGTCGACAGTGTTATCGCCATTACGTACCGGGTGAATGGTACCCTTCTGGACGGTGCCTATGAATTCCCCATTGGTGAGACCACCGTCACTATGACAGCGGAGGATGCGGCCCGAAATGAAGCCGATATGGCCAGTTTCCTTGTGACTGTTGTTGGTAATGCCGCACCGGTGATCACCGCGCCGGACAACCAGAGCGTGACCGCCCCAACAGGGGTTGCCTCTGTCGCGCTGGATATCACCACGCTTGGCGCAGTTAGTGATGATGCCGATACTGGTCTTTCCATCACCTACAGCATCGAGGACAAGCCAGTCATCGGGTCTTATGACTTCCCCATCGGGGTCACCACCGTCACCATGGATGCCACAGACAGGGATCATAACGCAGCCGCACAGGCCAGCTTTACTGTCACCGTGTTGGATGCCGAGGCCCCACTGCTGACCGCGCCGGACAATCAGACAGCCCAGACTGCGCTGGATGGCAACACCGTGTCACTGGATGTCACTGGCCTTGGATCGGTGGCTGACAATGATCTCGGCAGCGATCTGGAGATCACCTATCGGGTCGGCGAGACTGTCCTCAGCGGCGCCTATGACTTCCCCATTGGCGTCACCACCGTCACCATGCATGCGGCAGATGCCACCGGTAATGCCGCCAGCCAGGCCAGCTTTACCGTTACCGTCTTTGGCAATGCCGCGCCGGTGCTGACAGCTCCAGACACCCAGACGGTGATTGCAGAGCTCAATGCCACCAGCGCCTCGCTGGATGTGACCGGCCTTGGCGCGGTCAGCGATGACGCCGACAGAGATCTGGTGATCACCTACAGGGTCGGCGATACGGTGCTCAGCGGCGCCTATGACTTCCCTATTGGCACCACAATCGTGACCATGGACGCTCAGGATACAGACGACAATACCGCCGCTCAGGTCAGCTTTAGCGTCACCATTTCTGAACCCGATGTCTCGCCGCCCTCCGCACCAACAGTCGCCAATATTGACGTTCTCCCTGATCAGCGCCTGATGGTGTCCGGCACCACCGAACCCGGTGCGCTGTTGACCATCACCTTCCCCGATCAATCGCAACAGCAGACAACCGCCTCGGGCGGCACCACCAACCGCGCCTTTGCCCGCGCCGCAAGCAGTGCAAACATCAGCGCCGCAGCACCGGGCAGCTATTCGGTCACATCGGCAGCGGCCCAGCCCAGCGGAAATGTGCAGGTTACCGCAACAGACAACAGCGGCAACACCTCGCTGGCGACCATTGCCAATGCCGACACAACTGCGCCGGATGTGGTAATCAGCGGTGGCCCCGCCAATGGTCAATCCGTCGCTCTTGGCTTTGATGTGACCGTGACCTTCAGCGAAACCGTCATTGGTTTTGACGCCACAGATATCACCGCGACCAATGCCACTGTGGCAAGCCTGACTGGGGCTGGAGCGGTCTATACCGCCCGCATCACCGGCACTGGAAATGGCGATATCAGCCTGCAGGTGCCTGCGGCCTCCGCCGAAGATGCGGCAGGCAACGACACCACCGCATCCAATACCCTGGTGATAACTGACACCACCGTGATCGAGACCCAGAAACAGATCGCGGGCTTTATGCAGTCGCGCGCCAATCAGCTGATCGCCAATCAGCCCGGCCTGAGCGGCTTCCTCTCTGGCGCCGGTTCCCCGCAGGGCAGCGTCGATGTTTCGGTCACCCGCGCCGTCGGCACCTTCAATATCGCCTCGCGCTCGGGTCAGCCGATCTGGTTCAACCTGAAAGGTAACTGGAGCGAGAACGACAGCACTGAGACCCGATATGCCTTTGGCGTATTGGGCGGACATATCACGGTGAATCGACAACTGCTGATCGGTGCCATGCTGCAGTTTGATCACCAGTCACAAGACGACGGGGCAGCCTCTGTCAGTGGCACCGGTTGGATGGCCGGCCCCTATGTGGTGGCCCAGCTGCCCGCGCCGAACCTCTATCTGGAAGGCCGCCTGCTATACGGTGAAACCTCAAACCGGATCTCGCCCTTTGGCACCTATGAGGATGATTTCACCACCACACGGGTACTGGCCCAGGCTAAGCTCTCGGGCACAGTCGACTACGGTCGCAGCCTGTTGACGCCCTTCTTTGACGTCTCTTATGCCAATGAAGAGCAAAAGGCCTATACCGACAGCCTCGGCAATCGGATCGGTGCCCAGAAGATCCACCTGCGCCAAGCCGCTTTTGGTCTTGATGTCGCGCATCCGG from Phaeobacter sp. G2 encodes the following:
- a CDS encoding helix-turn-helix domain-containing protein — its product is MYAKHVGASPLQTAQTLRVGRAKKLLDTTIFPITGIVFQAGFGSVRRFNAAFAKLYGRSPTSIRRPK
- a CDS encoding TrkH family potassium uptake protein, whose translation is MAFRPSNLVKRFATLRMPPPAVLVLFYLAFIILGALLLWLPISHHGDIGLSDALFTSTSAVTVTGLVLADTGAAFTGFGQGVIAALIQLGGLGLMTFAVLLLGALGIPVGMPQRLILREDLNQTSLSNLTYLARVILVIALFCEAIGAALLAFVFVPEFGWHGIWQAIFHSISAFNNAGFALHPDSLSQWVGNPLVNIVIPALFILGGLGFIVVVEIYQKRQWRKLSLHSKLMLLGTGILIVWGSVMFGLLEWTNPNTLGPLSTGDKLWASWFQGVTPRTAGFNTIDTGGMHDSASMLTMTLMLVGGGSTSTAGGIKVTTLCVLLLATVAFFRRQTTLHAFGRSLGVDEVMKVLALTTISMLLVLTGIFVTSINHDGEFIDFAFEVTSAFGTVGLSRGTTGELDGVGRAIIMATMFVGRVGPLAIGFFLATRSAPRVKYPAGQIYLG
- a CDS encoding TrkA family potassium uptake protein, whose translation is MKKSASRTFGVIGLGNFGSTVAKELQRFGNHVIGVDISEARVMTLADTLSQAMIVDARDDAALREAGFGDCDVAVVAMGDDLEASILAAINLKLVGVPTVWAKATTKTHHRILSKLGVDRIIHPEVEVGQHIAQVLHNPLVRDYVSLGNGYHVVNFRIPESLEGKSLKDLPHGDKFNLRCIGVMRGTEYVGQDATGCQLERDDLLLLLGQRKDLRTFAASL
- a CDS encoding transposase, with the translated sequence MLGPKQEAQGALFYDFSIDDHVPQDHLLRSIDRFVYLSSIRPHLAEFFSHTGRPSIDPELLIRMLLVGYCLGIRSERRLCEEVHLNLAYRWFCRLDLSAPVPDHSTFSKNRHGRFRDSGLLRHLFETTVARCISDGLVSGQRFAADASLIEADANKQNSTPKEDWNVSAINPEDAPRAVREYLDVLDHEAFGAASKVEPKFTSHSDPSSQWTAARKGPAFFSYSTNYLIDTDYSVIIEVEATRSIRQAEVGSVRSMLDRVKDTFNLHPERIIADTAYGSGPMLGWLVDRKIAPHIPVIDKAGRTDGTWSRADFEWDAENNRYVCPEGEPLKQFRRNYSDPSRCPTGKGVAKYQALKHTCQACPSKMKCCPKADARKITREEHEDARQVARDIAKTKQYAISMRLRKKVEMLFAHLKRILGLGRLRLRGPCGVNDEFLLAATAQNLRKLAKIFPASQQARKA
- a CDS encoding HYR domain-containing protein — translated: MTTDTGKSVAALDVTNLGSGFDDIDSFADIVYRIGTTTLSGVYDFPIGETTVTMDATDNAGNAATQVSFTVRVSDAEAPVVTAPANQSAKTALGGSTVSLDVTNLGSVADNVDSDLPITYRVGVTPLDGAYDFPIGETTVTMVAEDAARNEADMASFIVTVVGNAAPVLTPPGAISANTDAGENTHTRDVTELGSVSDDADSSLAITYRVGDTVLSGAYAFPVGVTTVTMDATDTDHNPAAQQSFAIRVSDAEAPVITAPANQSAQTALDSITVSLDITGLGSVSDNVDSVITITYRVNGTLLDGAHDFPIGETTVTMAAEDAARNEADMASFIVTVVGNAAPVLTPPGAISANTDAGENTHTRDVTELGSVSDDADSSLAITYRVGDTVLSGAYAFPVGVTTVTMDATDTDHNPAAQQSFGIRVSDAEAPVITAPANQSAQTALDSSTVSLDITGLGSVSDNVDSVIAITYRVNGTLLDGAYEFPIGETTVTMTAEDAARNEADMASFLVTVVGNAAPVITAPDNQSVTAPTGVASVALDITTLGAVSDDADTGLSITYSIEDKPVIGSYDFPIGVTTVTMDATDRDHNAAAQASFTVTVLDAEAPLLTAPDNQTAQTALDGNTVSLDVTGLGSVADNDLGSDLEITYRVGETVLSGAYDFPIGVTTVTMHAADATGNAASQASFTVTVFGNAAPVLTAPDTQTVIAELNATSASLDVTGLGAVSDDADRDLVITYRVGDTVLSGAYDFPIGTTIVTMDAQDTDDNTAAQVSFSVTISEPDVSPPSAPTVANIDVLPDQRLMVSGTTEPGALLTITFPDQSQQQTTASGGTTNRAFARAASSANISAAAPGSYSVTSAAAQPSGNVQVTATDNSGNTSLATIANADTTAPDVVISGGPANGQSVALGFDVTVTFSETVIGFDATDITATNATVASLTGAGAVYTARITGTGNGDISLQVPAASAEDAAGNDTTASNTLVITDTTVIETQKQIAGFMQSRANQLIANQPGLSGFLSGAGSPQGSVDVSVTRAVGTFNIASRSGQPIWFNLKGNWSENDSTETRYAFGVLGGHITVNRQLLIGAMLQFDHQSQDDGAASVSGTGWMAGPYVVAQLPAPNLYLEGRLLYGETSNRISPFGTYEDDFTTTRVLAQAKLSGTVDYGRSLLTPFFDVSYANEEQKAYTDSLGNRIGAQKIHLRQAAFGLDVAHPVTVAKGKLDLTGGISGIWSSTSGTAVAQSVIPSYSGWRAALRFGLAYTWPNGGLLTGAADYDGLGAAGYESFGLNLQYSFRF